TGGCCTGTGTCCCGGCGCTCGCAGATTCAGCTTCGGAGCCGTCACCGCCCTCCTCGTCGTTGCTCACGAGCGGGTCGATACCGGATTCGAGGCCGAGACCGTTGCCGGATTCGTCAGCATTCTTCTCGGGGTCGGCCCCGACCTTGGCGTTGAGGTCGGCAAGCGAATCAACTTCGTGGTACGCGAAGAGAGCCTCTTCGAGTGTTTTCCGGACCATCGGTGCCTGCTCGGACGGGGCCTTGATGCGCTCTGGCCGCTCGTTGAACGAGAGCACGACAGCCGTGGCGACGCTGCCCTCCTCGAACTCCAGACCGGTCACGTCGTCGAAGGAGAACGCCTCGTAGTCGGCGTCCCAGGTGACGTTGCCGATGTGCTTGAGTAGCTGGCGGTCGGTGACGACCAGCGTCAGTTCGCTGAACCGGAACACGCCGGCGAGACTCTCGTCTGGGGCGATACCGCCCGAGACGGTGAGCTTCCCTTCGAGCAGCCGTTCGAGGACGGCATCGCCGCGGCTGCCGGGAACGGATAGTTCGAGCTTCTCACTGGTGTAGATGAGCGAGAACTTGGTCTTGCGGCGGCCTTCCGAAACCGTGAGCCGTTCGAAGTCGTGCGGATAGCTGGCGACCTTCTCGTCGCTGAGAAGGCCCTCACCGCGGTAGACGAGCGTCCGGGTCGGTGTGAAACAGGCCGCGTCTTCGTCGCCGAGGTTGACACCGCCCCGGATCTCCTCGTCCCCGAGTTCCTGCTGGACGAGGTCTGGTATCTCCATACTGCCTGCATACCTGCGTGGTGGCTTAAATCCGCGGGTCGATTATCAGCGCCGATCAGGCGGACAAAGCGTGGGACTGTGCCACAGTCCCGGCAGAGATGAGAACCTTCAAGACGGCTAACGGCCAACGGCTGAATGCACCCGCGCCCGGGTGGCTTAGCTGGACATAGCGCCGCACTCATAGGGTCTTTCGACTCATGCGGCAGTGCACCCGTCATGACCCCGGGGCGCTCGTCACGCCCCAGACCTGGGCCATGCGGAGATCGAGGGTTCGGAGCCCTCCCCGGGCATTTTCCAGATCACATCGGCCAGCAGCCAGCAGCATCGCTGACCCGTGTCGAACAAACGGTACGCGACTAGCCCGAGCAGGGCTGTTCCGAGCGAGCAGACGGTATCCTCGCCGAGTCGCTCCCGAACGCTGTCGTGCTTGTCACGACTGTTTGGAGACTTAGATGGTAATTTCGTGGGAAAAGAACCGCCAGCGGTCAGCCAGACGAGAGGCCGCCGCCGGGGAACTCCTGAAACACGGCCTCGAAGTCGTCGATCTCTGCGGCCGTGGAATCGGCTGTCTCGCGGAGTTCTTCGAGTCGCTCGCTGACAGTCCGGTACTCGTCGCTGGCTTCCAGTTGCGCGGTGTTCTTCTGCGTTTCAAGCGTCGCCTTCTTCGAGGCCACGGCGAAGTACTCCTGCACCTGATCGTCGTACGTGGTCCGGACGAGCATCTCCGAGACGGTGTCGAGAAGGTCCTCGCGGCTGACCGGCTTAGTCAGGTACTCGTCGAAGGGCATCTCGACGATGTCGAAGTCCGGGTCGACGGCCGTTACCATCACTACCGCCGGGTCGACACCCCGTTCTGCGATGGTATCGAGGACTTCGTCACCGCTCATATCGGGCATCTGCCGGTCCAGAAAGACGACGTCGACGGACGCGTCGACTAACTGGAGCGCTTCCGTACCGCTGTGTGCGGTCCGGACGTCGTGTGCGGTCAGCAGCCACGTCGAATACAGATCCGCGATATCTTGTTCATCGTCGACGACGAGAACCGTTGCCTCCTCCGTCTCAACACGCTTTTGCACTTGTTGTCCCTCCTGTCGACTCACGTACTGCTCTCACGGTGACTTTCCCGAACAGCAAGATAAAGGTACCCAGCATATTATCGATTCTGAGAACACTGCAGTTGGTCTGTTGACTTTTTCATGGAGGCGTGCTGTCACAGGGCAGTGACTCATGCCAGAGATGTTAACATAGCGGCGACCGTACCCTGTGTGTATGGTGACCGTCTCCGGACCGTGGACGAGCGGGGAGATGGAACAGTTTCTCAGCGCCGAAACGGTTCCACTCCGTCTCGGGTGCCGAACTCCAGCAGACAGGCCCTGGATGCTCTCGCTCTGGTACCGATTCGTTGACGGTGTCTTCGAGTGTGCGACCGGGGCAGACGCAGCGGTTGTCGACTACCTCGACTATGACGGCGACGTGTCATTCGAAGTCTCGACGAACGAGCCGCCGTACCGCGGCGTCAGAGGCAATGGCACAGCGACGATGACAACAGACGAGGACAAGACGGTGCTCACCGACCTGCTGCACCGCTATCTCGGCGGGACCGACTCACCACTGGCCGAACGACTGCTCGCACCCGACCGCCGCGAGATCCAGATCACGATCACACCCGACCGTCTCCACACCTGGGACTATAGCAACCGGATGTAACTGCCTGAACCAATGGGACACACAGACTCAGCCATGGAAACTGACCCGACAGACATCAAATCAATCGCGATAAGCGCCACCGACCTCGTCGCAGCTATTGAAGCGACTGCAGACGAATCAGAGACCGTGTTGCGCGTCACACCACCGTTCAGCGGCCGGATGCGGGCGCGTCTCCACGTCGTTCAGGCCGACGACGACGATGACACGGTTCACATCGAGCCCGACTCACTGCTGACTACGGATGCACCGTCGTATCCGACGCCCGATGACACCGCCGACGAACTCCGGGCCGCGGACGATGAGACGTACTCGGTGGAGCGCCATCGGACCTACCACGAGCAGCGACTCGCCGAGTGGCGGGAGTCGCTTCCGGACCACGTCGTCGATAGCACGACACTAAGCGACACAGCGCACGACGTAACTGTGTCACTACTCGGACCGTAATCGGTCGTACACGTCCACCGGAGGCGTCACCGGGACTGGGAGTGTTACAGTAGGTTATACCACAGTTACACCGCCGATAAAACGTCTAAGCGTCTTTCAGCCGGTAATAAAATGAACGGCTAGGGGCCGCTGTGCGTGAAACGAAGCGAAACGGGCGGAAACCTCTAGAGGTTATAAGCTATCTCCAGTAGAAGCCGTGGGTAGGTCCCCCATATGTCAAGTTCGTCCGCATACGAATTACTCGCCCAGTTTGATGAGTCCGTCCCGGAGTTCGACGAGTCGCTCGTCTCCGCCGTTCGAGGTATCGCGTTCTGGACGGCGATTGCACTCCCGTTTTTATATCTCCCGCTACTGATTACCGGCCTGAACTCCGGGGCGACGCGGATCGCGTTCGTCGCGCTCGTCGTCTTCAACGCCGTGGCGCTGCGTATCGGCCACGCACACGGAGGAGACGACTGACACGGAACCCTTCGGTGCCGGTCACCACCATGGATATTGCGGCCCTCCACTCCGCATTGCCGCTGTGACCATACTTTCATCCACCTAGTAGTCGTTCGTATGCATATGTCACGGACAGCAGTTATCGCAGGTGTCGGTCCGGGCCTCGGGGAGTCACTGGCCAAAACGTTCGTCGACGAAGGCTGTCAGGTCGGCCTGTTCGCCCGGTCGGCGTCGTATCTGGAGTCACTGTCGGCAGACCTCGGTGACAACGCGCTCGCAGTACAGACTGATATTACCATCCCGGACCAGGTCGCAGCAGGCTTCGAGCAGGTCCGGGACGAGTTCGGCCCCGTCGACGTGCTCGTGAACCACGCCAGCGGCGGTGCGTGGAAGGGAACGCAGGAGATTTCACACGACGAGTTCCAGCGCGCGCTCGCCGTCGGTCCGGCGGGCGGGCTGGCCTGTTCCCAGGAGGCCGTCGACGACATGCTGACGGGTGACGGAGGGACGATAATCTTCACCGGTGCGACATCCGCCGTCCGGGGCCGCGACGGCGGAGTTGGGTTCAGCGCCGCCAAGTTCGCCGTCCGCGGGCTGGCCGAATCGATGGCCCGAGAACTCGGGCCCGAAGGCATCCACGTCGCCCACGTCGTCATCGACGGTCAGATTCTCCCGACGAACGCCGCCGACGCAGCTGACCGCGACGCGGAACCGTATCTCGATCCGGACGAGATCGCCCAGTCGTACTGGCATCTCGTCGAACAGGACCGCTCGGCGTGGACGCTGGAACTCGATCTCCGCCCCCACGTCGAGACGTTCTGAGCGCCTCGGCTCCGATGCCGGCTATTCTTCGAGGAGGTCGACCCACTCTCTGAGCGGCCCCCGAATACCGTCGACTGAGATCGTCACGTCGCCGTCGAACCGCCACGTCGCTTGCGGGGAGTCCGAACCGAACCGCATCGGAATAGAGACCGAAATATCGTCGGCCGTGACGTGGAGCGCCTCGTCGCGGTCGACCGTCTCGTCGAGCAACCGTTCAACGGCCAGGCGGAGCTGTTCCGGGTCCGGGTCTGGAAGGTCTGTAGATTGACTCATACCTGTGGCTTGGAACCGAGGCTACCTCCGTGTTGCGTCGAACCGGTCGGTTCACCCCTGCTATTTACGGGTGTGTGGGACTCAGACGGTTTCGATGGAGCTGGAAACGCCGTACGCCCTCGGGGGGACCTACTACGTCGAGACGGTATCCGTCGGAAAACGGACGGACGACGAGACGGTGCGCGATTGCGTGGTCTGTGGCGGCCACGTCTACGCCGACGACTGGCACCTCGTCGTCGGAGTTCTGGATACGGCCGGCGGACGACAGCGCCACCACCACTGTAGCGACGACTGCCTGACCGAGTGGCTCAAGCTCGTGGCGGGTGCCTGAGCAGCGGTGAGTCCGCGGAGTCTTGACGGTGGAACCCGTCGGGAAGATATGGACGAGCGTACGGGCGTATTCAGGGTCTACCGCGTCGTCGAAGCGGTCCCGCACATCAATCTATTCGACACCGACGCGACGCGGCTCTACACCGTGTACCAGTCCGGCTACGGCGAACGCCAACCGGCAGTCGACGGCCTCCGAACGGGAGCCCTCGTCGAGGCGACGCTCGGCGGCGATCCCGACGATTCGGACGAGGCCTGGTCGCTACTTTCCTTCGAGCGGCTCGACCGCGTCGCGATGGACTTTGCTGTGGATGCTGAAGTCCCAGAAGTGGCGGCCGACCTCTGGGAACCGGGGCTCGAACGCCCGGCAAGCGCCGTGCTCGAAGAAGACGGCGAGCCGGTCGCGGAGTGTTTCGTGCAGTCGCGCGCGCCGTTGCCCGGCGGCACGTTCGTCCCGAGCGTGCTCACCGGCCTCGTGCCGATGGAATCACTGCTGACCGAACTCCCCGGTATCGGCGAACCGCCGACAGACGCTATCTTCATCGACCCCGACCCGCCCGACGCCGACTCGTACGCCCGCCCCTACGGCGTCGCCGTGTTGTTCACCGCCGCCGCTGACGACCTACTCGCTGAGTTCCGGGACCGATATAATCTCTCTGCCGACGCCGACAACAGGCCCGAGTACGACCCGTACGGGCTGTGAGGGGTCGGGAGTGCGGTCCACCGGAAGCCACTACATCGTGATGACGAGCGGTACTGGAACGAAACAGAGCATGCCCAGAACGAACGTGACCAGGCCGATAGCCCAGCGGCCCGGCCCCAGCGGCGTCTCGTCCAGCGGCGTCGCCGACCCGAGCCGACCGAACACCAGCGCTAGCAGCCCCCAGAATGCCCACAGTCCGGCCGCTCGGCCCCCCTCAAAGGCGACGAGGTAGCCCGCGAGCCCGAACAGGGCGACGGGGACGGCTAGCTGGACCAGCGACAGTCGGTCGCCGAACAGCGCCCGGGCGACGTGCGCGCCGTCGAGTTGGCCGACAGGCAGGAGGTTCAGGAAGGTCACGAACGCCCCCACCCAGCCGCCGATGACGACCGGGTTCGGGAGGAGTTGCGGGTTCGCGTACTCCAGTTGTTCACCCATCACCGCCGCGATGCCCTGCAACAGCAGCGGGTAGCCGAGTTCGATGTTCGTGACGATCCCACGGGTTACCTCCACCGGCGGGAGCGTCACGCCGATGGCGGTCACGACGACAGTCGCGGCGAGGCCCGCCAGCGGACCGGCGACGCCGATGTCGAACAGCGCCTTCCGGTCGGGGATGTGGTCGTTCATGCTGATGACCGCGCCCAGCGTCCCGAGCACGTTCGGAAACGGCAGGAAGTACGGCAGGCTCGCCTCAACCTCGTGGTAGCGGCTCATGACGTAGTGGCCGAACTCGTGAATCGCAAGGATTCCCAGTGCAGCGGCGGCGAAGGGCCACGCCTCGAGCATGGCTGTCGGGTCGTCGAGAACAGACAGCCCGTACCAGCGGGACCCGGCGTACAGTGTCGACAACAGCGTCAGGACGGCGAGCCCGACGTTCAACCACGGGATGCCGTCGACGCCGAGGGACCGCTCCCGCGCGATCAGGACCCACTCGCCCATCTCCCGCTTG
The genomic region above belongs to Haloarcula hispanica ATCC 33960 and contains:
- a CDS encoding DUF7115 domain-containing protein — translated: MEIPDLVQQELGDEEIRGGVNLGDEDAACFTPTRTLVYRGEGLLSDEKVASYPHDFERLTVSEGRRKTKFSLIYTSEKLELSVPGSRGDAVLERLLEGKLTVSGGIAPDESLAGVFRFSELTLVVTDRQLLKHIGNVTWDADYEAFSFDDVTGLEFEEGSVATAVVLSFNERPERIKAPSEQAPMVRKTLEEALFAYHEVDSLADLNAKVGADPEKNADESGNGLGLESGIDPLVSNDEEGGDGSEAESASAGTQATTAATTEQGTTAEATTDTQSSDVTSVDTDSVEPDTSADPDIAELEAQVAELTAAVEAQNEQLQKQERTIKQLIKELRQGR
- a CDS encoding site-2 protease family protein translates to MATQSSPPELPDPEALADTFYVYEVDRTAEDGVRYYGEPMTESEQVIHRIAPAFRQRGYRVALKREMGEWVLIARERSLGVDGIPWLNVGLAVLTLLSTLYAGSRWYGLSVLDDPTAMLEAWPFAAAALGILAIHEFGHYVMSRYHEVEASLPYFLPFPNVLGTLGAVISMNDHIPDRKALFDIGVAGPLAGLAATVVVTAIGVTLPPVEVTRGIVTNIELGYPLLLQGIAAVMGEQLEYANPQLLPNPVVIGGWVGAFVTFLNLLPVGQLDGAHVARALFGDRLSLVQLAVPVALFGLAGYLVAFEGGRAAGLWAFWGLLALVFGRLGSATPLDETPLGPGRWAIGLVTFVLGMLCFVPVPLVITM
- a CDS encoding HalX domain-containing protein is translated as MQKRVETEEATVLVVDDEQDIADLYSTWLLTAHDVRTAHSGTEALQLVDASVDVVFLDRQMPDMSGDEVLDTIAERGVDPAVVMVTAVDPDFDIVEMPFDEYLTKPVSREDLLDTVSEMLVRTTYDDQVQEYFAVASKKATLETQKNTAQLEASDEYRTVSERLEELRETADSTAAEIDDFEAVFQEFPGGGLSSG
- a CDS encoding pyridoxamine 5'-phosphate oxidase family protein → MVTVSGPWTSGEMEQFLSAETVPLRLGCRTPADRPWMLSLWYRFVDGVFECATGADAAVVDYLDYDGDVSFEVSTNEPPYRGVRGNGTATMTTDEDKTVLTDLLHRYLGGTDSPLAERLLAPDRREIQITITPDRLHTWDYSNRM
- a CDS encoding SDR family NAD(P)-dependent oxidoreductase; the encoded protein is MSRTAVIAGVGPGLGESLAKTFVDEGCQVGLFARSASYLESLSADLGDNALAVQTDITIPDQVAAGFEQVRDEFGPVDVLVNHASGGAWKGTQEISHDEFQRALAVGPAGGLACSQEAVDDMLTGDGGTIIFTGATSAVRGRDGGVGFSAAKFAVRGLAESMARELGPEGIHVAHVVIDGQILPTNAADAADRDAEPYLDPDEIAQSYWHLVEQDRSAWTLELDLRPHVETF
- a CDS encoding DUF7576 family protein; the encoded protein is MELETPYALGGTYYVETVSVGKRTDDETVRDCVVCGGHVYADDWHLVVGVLDTAGGRQRHHHCSDDCLTEWLKLVAGA